In Apis mellifera strain DH4 linkage group LG1, Amel_HAv3.1, whole genome shotgun sequence, the sequence taaaataaatattatagtaaatattaaattataaatatataataccaaaaatataattaatataaatattaagggAGCTATATGTGATCATTGTGAAGCATGGGTCTGTCATGGAAGACGTTGCCTTACAACTCATGCATGTATATGTCCATTAATAGATGCAATTTGTCAAGAATGTGAAAGAGGTGTATGGGATCATGGTGGTAGAATATTTCGATGttcattttgtaattgtttCCTTTGTGAAGATGATCAATTTGAACATCAAGCATCATGTCAAGTTTTGGAAGCAGAaagttttaaatgtaaaaataaaaaatataattatatatgtattttatatatatttatattaatgcaattataattgatttatttcaaataattaatattttaaggtCAATCATGCAATCGATTAGGACAATATTCTTGTTTAAGATGTAAAACATGTTATTGTGAAGATCATATTCGCAGAAAaggatttaaatatgaaaaaaacaaatcaattCCTTGTCCTAAATGTGGCTTTGAAACATCACAAACAAAAGATCTTAGTATGTCAAGTAAGTAAtgcatataatacattaaatactaatttttcatatctatatttaattaatttaaaattatatttttaaaacaatgttataaaattatttttcattttattgtagcaagaaatcataaatttgGTAGACAAAGTCAAGGTAGTACATATGAATACGATAATGAAAgtggatataattattatggtaTAGAACTTTATtgtgtttttaatattcatttatttttttaataaataaatttaatttactttattttttttacattatattatatattttataggaaatCAATCTCAAAATTGTATTCCtgaaaattatacttatcAAGAAAATGAAAGTGAAGATGACAATAATGACGATGAGAATGAggacgacgatgacgacgacgatgacgacgatgacgacgacgacgatgacgacgacgatgacgacaATGATGACGATgaagataatgaaaatgacAACGATGATGACGAATCAATAAGTGAAAGTGaacaaaattgcaataataaattataataaataagacattaaatcaaaatgtttaacaaaaattgaattttgtaattaaatgtaagaatgaaaaaataaatatattacattgttatgtttttataataatttataatttgtatttataagaaGACAAAATTAGATCAAAGatctcattaaaaataaatatacatatattttatttaagatatatttttttttataaaaaaaaatatctaaataattaaattaattagaaaatttaatagttcatagctattaaataacaaataaaataatgtattttatacacattacttttatatataataattagaaacatTACAAAGTAACAAATATGACATATTAcatatgtaaaaatgtatattatacac encodes:
- the LOC552052 gene encoding zinc finger protein 330 homolog; translated protein: MPKKKTGQRRKAEKQKLRQKEIRTAKDQLDLAKFPCNAVMECDKCGKKQKSRAFCYFCQTLQRLPMCAHCGKIKCMLKTGDCVVRHPGIFTIGLGMVGAICDHCEAWVCHGRRCLTTHACICPLIDAICQECERGVWDHGGRIFRCSFCNCFLCEDDQFEHQASCQVLEAESFKCQSCNRLGQYSCLRCKTCYCEDHIRRKGFKYEKNKSIPCPKCGFETSQTKDLSMSTRNHKFGRQSQGSTYEYDNESGYNYYGNQSQNCIPENYTYQENESEDDNNDDENEDDDDDDDDDDDDDDDDDDDDDNDDDEDNENDNDDDESISESEQNCNNKL